CGGGGGCATACAAGGGAGCGTTCAGGCAGCATGGCGTGCTGACCGCCGATTCTACCAGGGATCTAGTGGCAAAGCTCAAAGCCCTCGCTATCGCGGGCAGGATCGGTGGAAAACAGCTGGGAATGTTCACTTATACGGCGGGACCCACCATTGCCGCGGCAGACCTGCTCAATGATCACTTCACCCTTCCCCAACCGAGCGAGGAGACCATCAGGATCTTCGAGGATTTTATGAAGGGAGCCCCTCCGACCATCCTCAAGAACCCCATGGATGTTGACGGCCAGGGCTATACTCCTGAAAGTTATCAATACTTTCTGAACGCCTACGCAGCAGATCCGGGATTCGATCTTCTGGCGACCGTCAGCACTGCGGGCCTGCTGTTCCCAAAGGACCAGCTGCTTGAAGCCAAGAAGGGAAGCGGGAAGCCCATCCTACACTGCCATGTCGCCGATTCAATCGAGATCTTCGGCAGCGAGAGGGATCAGCTCCATGAGGCTGGAATACCTATCTACACCACAGCCGAGGAGCTTGCGGTGGGGCTGATCGCTCTATCTGAATACATGGATGCTGTGAAGAGGATACTGGAAAGGGGGAACCAGCAACCCCAGATCATGGTGAGCGCCTCTCACTTCGGAGATAGTATTCTCGATGAACACGAGTCCAAGATGATACTCGCCGAGGCGGGATTGCCGGTCGTAGAGGAACGGGTGGTCTCCTCCAGGGAGGAGATGGTGAAGGCTGAGGAAGAGCTTGGCTTCCCGCTGGTGCTGAAGGTGCTGTCAAGGAGGATCGCACACAAGTCGGATGTTGGAGCTGTCAGGACCGACATAATTGATCATGAGACGCTAATGGAAACCTGGAACTCCTTCAAGAAGAAATGGCCTTCTGAAAATGTACTCGTCCAGAGAATGATCCATGGCGGGGTGGAGATCATCGTGGGAAGGATACTCGATCCCGTTTTCGGAGATATAATCACATTAGGTGTGGGTGGGTTCATGGCCGATCTCTTTTCTCCATCTGCAGGGGTTTGTCCGTGCACCCGTCAGGACTGCATCTCCATCATTGATGCCCTCGAGCCTCAGGAGATCCTCAATGGATATAGGGGAACAACCCCAGTGGACAGGAATGCCTTGGCAGATCTCATGGAGAAGGTGAGCAGAATCCATATCAAAGACGAAAAGATCGACGAGATGGACCTGAACCCTGTGATCGTCAAAGGAGATTCCCTCAGTATAGTGGACGCCCTTATCCGGAAGGGGGAGTGATCCCCCCCACGGCCTCGGGGACATGGATTTCGATATACTGGCCGGTGAATGAAGAGCGAAATGCGATCAGAAATTATATTCTAGGTCTTGGAGTTCGTATCCAAAGTCTTGTACCAGATGGCTGTTCTCTTGATGCCCTCATCGAGGCCGATCCTGGATTGGAATCCAAGATCCGCCACAGCGTTCGAGCAGTCCAGCTCCCCATGATCCTTGCCGAACAGGAAGATGACAAATGTGGAATATCTGGGTTCATTCTTGTAACCGCCCAGCGCCGATTTGAACTCGTTCATCCTCGCTGCGAACATGGCGGATCGATAGGACACTGACCTGTACTTCGACTCCCTGCCAAGCTCGTTGGATATCAGATCGTATATCCGTCTGATACGGCCCCTCTCCGGACCGTCAATGTTGTAGGTCCTTCCCACAGCATTATCCCTGTCTGCAGCCTTCATGAAGGCTTCAACGACATCATCCACATAGATGAGGGGAAACCTCGTCTTGCCGTCGCCGACGATCATTCCCTCACCATTATCAATGATGTTGAACCAGTAGTAGGCGGCTGTCATGTCTCGCGGTCCATATATCACACCGGGCCTCAGGGCGGTCCCTTTGATGCCTCTCTCTGCACACTTCTTGAAGAAGACCGCCTCGGCCTCTGTCTTTGTCCGGGAGTATACATTCTTGATGTCTGGTCGGTCGGTCTTCACCGAATCAGAATCCACGGCACCATCTGGACCAAGCGCCGCCATGGAGCTGGTGTGGACTACCTTGTCG
This region of Methanomassiliicoccales archaeon genomic DNA includes:
- a CDS encoding acetate--CoA ligase family protein, whose translation is MTVNEEYLKVYVEEEYMDLDSLFDPRSIAVIGASGRQGSVGYIYLDSIVSSGYEGKVYPVNPRYDELLGLQCYDSIESIGNVDLAVIATNKMVAIDLLENCANVGVKAAVIPTGGFEEVGEEGAELERKIREIASENGMALLGTNTLGFINNHIGLQINFNPRLLPSKGNVSIISQSGGMGLSIISKLREEGVGMSKWIGVGNRTLLDFPEFLEYLAKDESTTVIGAFMEGTERAKQFCELAARIVPHKPVVVYKMGKSASVDYLAVTHTGTGIGKTGAYKGAFRQHGVLTADSTRDLVAKLKALAIAGRIGGKQLGMFTYTAGPTIAAADLLNDHFTLPQPSEETIRIFEDFMKGAPPTILKNPMDVDGQGYTPESYQYFLNAYAADPGFDLLATVSTAGLLFPKDQLLEAKKGSGKPILHCHVADSIEIFGSERDQLHEAGIPIYTTAEELAVGLIALSEYMDAVKRILERGNQQPQIMVSASHFGDSILDEHESKMILAEAGLPVVEERVVSSREEMVKAEEELGFPLVLKVLSRRIAHKSDVGAVRTDIIDHETLMETWNSFKKKWPSENVLVQRMIHGGVEIIVGRILDPVFGDIITLGVGGFMADLFSPSAGVCPCTRQDCISIIDALEPQEILNGYRGTTPVDRNALADLMEKVSRIHIKDEKIDEMDLNPVIVKGDSLSIVDALIRKGE
- a CDS encoding NAD-dependent epimerase/dehydratase family protein; translation: MTSLVTGASGFLGGHVVEELYRRGEDVVVFARKTSDLSAVKHLPIEVRYGELRDADSMKGIMNDVDMVFNCAGSVRFHQSYDKIHDINVAGTERIVAAAADAEVDKVVHTSSMAALGPDGAVDSDSVKTDRPDIKNVYSRTKTEAEAVFFKKCAERGIKGTALRPGVIYGPRDMTAAYYWFNIIDNGEGMIVGDGKTRFPLIYVDDVVEAFMKAADRDNAVGRTYNIDGPERGRIRRIYDLISNELGRESKYRSVSYRSAMFAARMNEFKSALGGYKNEPRYSTFVIFLFGKDHGELDCSNAVADLGFQSRIGLDEGIKRTAIWYKTLDTNSKT